The following are from one region of the Armatimonadota bacterium genome:
- a CDS encoding ABC-F family ATP-binding cassette domain-containing protein — protein MSLLVVQGIEKSFGADTVLHGLNLRLEWRQKLGLIGRNGTGKTTLLRILAGQMAPDTGTIQYAHGIQFGYLRQEAAVDSENTVLQEAEAAFAHVREMERRMHEAERQLADLTGEEQAVVLEEYGLLCERFDQMGGYEALRDVPLVLSRLGFAAADLDKPCSRLSGGEKTRLAIARLLLSGPDILYLDEPTNHLDIEATEWLEGYLRDFGGALLLVSHDRVLLDHVVTGVAELERSVITVTPGNYSAWRVQKQMRDQRQAEVHEREQREIARLTEFFEKWKNTPSKRSQAVMRKRWADRIRAGATAAPVRAGSAPRLGVKSSAMSGEEVLAFNGLGKRFGDRVLFTGLSGLIRRGERVGIAGPNGSGKSTFVRMVIGREAPSEGYLRLGASVTMGYFAQETGDLDLDSTVIENFLAVADVPPQTARTHLGRFLFTGDDVYRQVRLLSGGEKNRLALAQITWLRPNLLILDEPTNHLDVESREALAAMLQAYDGTLLLVSHDRYLLNAACDRTLAIANGAAVLFDGTYNQMRASGVWPKAPTPDLGPIAGHATSGQPRSGSHPDIDAMNAFDRNRERRRMRSVLAAAEAEIARLERRLGAIESALSAPQPGDDIVGISQEHGGVQAALNRALAHWEAAAARSEYLETASAGQR, from the coding sequence ATGAGCCTGCTCGTTGTGCAGGGCATAGAGAAGAGCTTCGGCGCCGATACGGTTTTGCATGGCCTGAATCTGCGGCTGGAGTGGCGGCAGAAGCTGGGGCTAATTGGCAGAAACGGCACCGGCAAAACGACGCTGCTCCGCATACTGGCCGGCCAGATGGCTCCGGACACCGGCACGATTCAGTACGCGCACGGCATTCAATTCGGCTATCTGCGCCAGGAAGCCGCGGTCGACTCGGAAAACACGGTACTGCAAGAAGCCGAGGCGGCATTCGCGCACGTTCGCGAAATGGAACGCCGGATGCACGAAGCCGAGCGGCAGCTCGCCGACCTGACGGGCGAAGAGCAGGCGGTCGTACTCGAGGAGTATGGCCTGTTGTGCGAGCGCTTCGATCAGATGGGTGGATACGAGGCCCTCCGCGACGTCCCGCTGGTGCTGTCGCGCCTGGGTTTTGCTGCAGCAGACCTTGATAAGCCATGCTCCAGACTCTCCGGTGGTGAAAAGACGCGACTGGCCATCGCCCGGCTGCTGCTCTCCGGTCCGGATATCCTCTATCTGGACGAGCCGACCAACCATCTGGATATTGAAGCCACTGAGTGGCTGGAAGGATATCTGCGCGACTTTGGTGGAGCGCTGCTTCTGGTTTCGCATGACCGCGTGCTTCTGGATCATGTCGTAACAGGAGTCGCTGAGCTCGAGCGCTCGGTGATCACAGTAACGCCGGGAAACTACTCGGCATGGCGCGTGCAGAAGCAGATGCGCGATCAAAGACAGGCTGAGGTGCACGAACGGGAGCAACGCGAGATCGCGCGCCTGACCGAGTTCTTTGAGAAGTGGAAGAACACGCCCTCGAAGCGATCACAGGCGGTGATGCGCAAACGGTGGGCTGACCGAATCCGTGCCGGCGCCACCGCGGCACCGGTCCGCGCCGGATCGGCGCCGCGGCTCGGCGTAAAGAGCTCCGCGATGAGCGGTGAAGAGGTGCTGGCCTTCAACGGGCTCGGCAAACGATTTGGTGACCGCGTGCTGTTCACGGGCCTTTCGGGGTTGATCCGGCGGGGTGAGCGCGTCGGCATCGCGGGTCCTAACGGCAGTGGCAAATCGACGTTCGTGCGCATGGTGATCGGACGTGAGGCGCCGAGCGAAGGCTACCTGCGGCTCGGGGCCTCCGTAACCATGGGCTATTTTGCCCAGGAGACCGGCGACCTGGATCTCGACTCCACGGTGATCGAAAACTTTCTCGCCGTGGCGGACGTTCCACCTCAGACGGCGAGGACGCACCTGGGCCGATTTCTGTTTACCGGCGACGACGTCTACCGGCAGGTCCGTCTGCTTTCCGGCGGTGAGAAGAATCGGCTGGCGCTTGCTCAGATCACCTGGCTGCGACCGAATCTGCTGATCCTCGATGAGCCGACGAACCATCTCGACGTGGAGTCGCGCGAGGCGCTTGCAGCGATGCTGCAAGCGTACGATGGCACGCTGCTGCTGGTGTCCCACGACCGGTACCTGCTCAACGCGGCTTGCGACCGAACACTGGCTATTGCCAACGGCGCGGCCGTGCTGTTTGATGGCACCTATAATCAGATGCGCGCCAGCGGCGTGTGGCCGAAAGCACCGACTCCCGATCTGGGTCCGATTGCCGGGCACGCAACTTCCGGTCAACCGCGAAGCGGCAGTCATCCGGATATTGATGCGATGAACGCCTTTGATCGAAACCGTGAACGCCGTCGTATGCGGTCGGTTCTGGCTGCGGCCGAAGCGGAGATTGCGCGGCTGGAGCGGCGACTGGGCGCGATCGAGAGCGCGCTCTCGGCGCCACAGCCCGGTGATGATATCGTCGGTATATCGCAGGAGCACGGCGGCGTTCAGGCTGCATTGAATCGCGCCCTGGCCCATTGGGAGGCGGCCGCGGCTCGATCGGAATACCTCGAAACTGCGTCAGCCGGGCAGCGTTGA